From Candidatus Manganitrophus morganii, the proteins below share one genomic window:
- a CDS encoding PAS domain S-box protein, giving the protein MKPPLPQDEPKRLETLRQYQILDTPSENVFDDLTRLASDVCEAPIAVITFIDDHRQWFKSKIGVRPTETPRESAICAHAILQRQPLIVHDTASDPRFSDNPWVTSDPHVRFYAGAPLLTPEGHALGTVCVMDYAPRELRPKQIEGLQTIAHETMLLLDLRRQLSASSRMVTGLREAEEALRESEEKYRILFENNPHPMWVFDPETLAFLAVNESAIRHYGYSREEFLSMTIKDIRPPEDIPRLLEDFKKMSPGVARAGVWRHRKKDGTIIDVEITRDLIPFMGKQAGLTLANDVTERKKAEEEHARLLHREREARAAAVQAQWRFTFLAEASEILSASLDYETTLESVARLAIPFLADGCVVDIVEEDQSIRRVAAVATDPAKEALGLELMRRYPPERGGAHPLRQVLTSGKTMILSDIPDALLETIARDPEHLKLAKALGIKSAMIVPLSARGKTLGALSFVTMESGRHFGEDDLSLAEDLARRVAVAVDNARLYRGAQREIEERKEAEAALRESQRALTTLMSNLPGLAYRCRNDPDWTTEFVSEGCLAITGYAQDDFIGNKTLSYGSLIHPEDRERVWEETQAALREKRPYELVYRIFTASKQEKWVWEHGRGVYSQGGELLALEGFTTEITEWKRAEEALASEKERLAVTLGSIGDGVITTDMEERVVLMNKVAEGLTGWTQQEAVGRPLQEIFHMIDGKTGRPLESPAVQVLQTGATVELADHTVLVSREETERSIAHSGAPIRDKAGHIIGVVLVFRDTTQQQKMEEDLLRTSKLEAVGLLAGGIAHDFNNILTAILGNLSLVKMSIGPTDPLHRRVSDAETASLRARDLAQQLLTFAKGGTPIKKTVSMKGLLKDSIEFVLHGSNVGVEFVISDDLWPVEIDEGQISQVLHNLVINAQQAMPQGGIIKVRAENDLVKEGDKRIFLKPRRYVRISIRDFGIGIPKEHLSKIFDPYFTTKQKGSGLGLPTSYSIIKKHDGYMTADSELGKGSTFSIYLAASSHDVEPERRSEAPLRGKGKVLIMDDEQAVREVAGELLGFLGYRVGYAEDGAEAIARYREASASGEPFDLVIMDLTVPGKMGGKEAIQRLLEIDLHVRAIVSSGYSNDPIMGDYARYGFKGVIAKPYQLEQLSKTVHDVITGMPG; this is encoded by the coding sequence ATGAAACCGCCCCTTCCCCAGGATGAACCAAAGCGGCTGGAAACGCTTCGGCAATATCAGATCCTTGATACCCCATCGGAAAATGTGTTTGACGATTTGACACGGTTGGCCTCCGACGTTTGTGAAGCGCCGATTGCAGTGATCACGTTTATCGATGATCATCGTCAGTGGTTCAAATCAAAAATAGGTGTGCGCCCGACTGAGACCCCCCGGGAGAGCGCCATTTGCGCCCACGCAATCCTGCAGCGCCAGCCGTTGATTGTTCACGATACCGCTTCCGACCCCCGGTTCTCGGACAACCCCTGGGTGACCTCCGACCCCCACGTCCGATTCTACGCAGGCGCCCCGCTGCTGACCCCCGAAGGGCATGCCCTCGGAACCGTCTGCGTCATGGATTACGCTCCTCGAGAGCTGCGCCCCAAGCAGATCGAAGGGCTCCAAACGATTGCGCACGAGACGATGCTGCTGCTGGACCTTCGCCGTCAGCTCTCGGCGTCGTCGCGCATGGTGACCGGCCTCCGGGAGGCGGAGGAGGCGCTGCGGGAATCGGAGGAAAAGTATCGGATCCTCTTCGAGAACAATCCGCATCCGATGTGGGTGTTCGATCCGGAGACGCTCGCCTTTCTGGCGGTCAACGAGTCGGCCATCCGGCACTACGGCTACAGCCGCGAAGAGTTCCTCTCCATGACCATCAAAGACATCCGCCCGCCGGAAGACATTCCCCGCTTGCTGGAAGATTTTAAGAAGATGTCCCCCGGAGTCGCTCGGGCCGGCGTCTGGCGGCACCGGAAGAAGGATGGAACGATCATCGACGTGGAGATTACCCGCGATCTGATCCCTTTTATGGGGAAGCAGGCGGGGCTTACCTTGGCAAATGACGTGACCGAAAGAAAGAAGGCGGAGGAGGAGCACGCGCGCCTTCTTCATCGCGAGCGGGAAGCGCGTGCGGCGGCGGTGCAGGCGCAGTGGCGCTTTACTTTCCTGGCGGAAGCGAGTGAGATCCTCTCCGCTTCGCTTGATTACGAAACCACCTTGGAGAGCGTGGCGCGTTTGGCGATCCCCTTTCTGGCGGACGGTTGCGTCGTTGATATCGTTGAAGAAGACCAATCGATCCGCCGGGTGGCGGCGGTCGCCACCGATCCGGCCAAAGAAGCGCTCGGATTGGAACTGATGCGGCGCTACCCTCCCGAACGGGGAGGCGCTCACCCGCTTCGGCAGGTGCTGACCTCGGGAAAGACGATGATTCTCTCCGATATTCCAGACGCGTTGTTGGAGACCATCGCGCGCGATCCCGAACATCTGAAGCTCGCCAAAGCGCTGGGGATCAAATCGGCGATGATCGTCCCCCTCTCGGCGCGAGGGAAAACGTTGGGGGCTCTTTCTTTTGTCACAATGGAATCGGGCCGCCATTTCGGAGAGGACGATCTCTCCCTGGCGGAAGACCTCGCGCGCCGCGTCGCCGTGGCGGTCGATAATGCGCGTCTTTACCGGGGGGCCCAAAGAGAAATCGAGGAGCGAAAAGAGGCCGAAGCGGCGCTACGCGAGAGCCAGCGGGCGCTGACGACCTTGATGAGCAATCTCCCCGGTTTGGCCTACCGGTGCCGGAACGATCCGGACTGGACGACCGAGTTCGTCAGCGAGGGATGCCTGGCCATCACCGGTTATGCTCAGGATGATTTTATCGGAAATAAAACCCTCTCCTATGGGAGCTTGATCCACCCCGAAGATCGGGAACGGGTCTGGGAAGAGACCCAAGCCGCCCTTCGCGAGAAGAGACCGTACGAATTGGTCTACCGGATTTTTACCGCATCGAAGCAGGAGAAGTGGGTTTGGGAGCATGGGCGCGGGGTGTATTCCCAGGGGGGCGAATTGCTGGCGTTGGAGGGTTTTACCACCGAGATCACCGAGTGGAAACGCGCGGAGGAAGCGCTGGCGTCGGAGAAAGAACGCCTTGCGGTGACATTGGGGTCGATCGGCGATGGGGTGATCACCACCGACATGGAGGAGAGGGTTGTCCTGATGAACAAAGTGGCCGAGGGCCTCACCGGCTGGACCCAACAAGAGGCCGTCGGCCGCCCCCTTCAGGAAATCTTTCATATGATCGACGGAAAAACCGGCCGGCCTCTGGAGAGTCCCGCCGTCCAGGTTCTGCAAACCGGCGCGACCGTCGAATTGGCCGATCATACGGTTCTGGTCTCTCGAGAAGAAACAGAGCGGAGCATTGCCCACAGCGGCGCCCCTATTCGAGACAAAGCAGGACATATCATCGGCGTGGTCTTGGTGTTCCGAGACACCACCCAGCAGCAAAAAATGGAGGAAGATCTTCTTCGAACGAGCAAGCTGGAAGCGGTGGGATTGCTTGCCGGCGGCATCGCACACGACTTTAACAATATCTTGACCGCGATTCTGGGGAATCTCTCCCTGGTGAAGATGTCGATCGGTCCGACCGATCCCCTTCATCGGCGGGTCAGCGACGCGGAGACCGCTTCGCTTCGGGCAAGGGATCTGGCACAGCAGCTCTTGACCTTCGCCAAAGGGGGGACGCCGATCAAGAAAACCGTCTCGATGAAAGGGCTGCTGAAGGATTCAATCGAGTTCGTTCTGCACGGATCGAATGTCGGGGTTGAATTCGTCATCTCGGACGATCTCTGGCCGGTCGAAATCGATGAGGGTCAGATCAGTCAGGTCCTCCACAATCTGGTCATCAACGCCCAGCAGGCGATGCCCCAAGGCGGGATCATCAAAGTGCGGGCGGAGAATGATCTTGTCAAAGAAGGGGACAAGCGGATTTTCCTCAAGCCGCGGAGATACGTTCGAATCTCGATTCGGGACTTTGGAATCGGCATTCCGAAGGAGCACCTCTCGAAGATCTTCGATCCTTATTTTACGACCAAACAGAAGGGAAGCGGACTGGGGCTGCCGACCTCCTATTCAATCATCAAAAAACACGACGGCTACATGACGGCCGACTCCGAGCTGGGAAAGGGCTCGACCTTCTCCATTTACCTGGCGGCCTCCTCGCACGACGTTGAGCCGGAGCGGCGATCCGAGGCGCCGCTTCGGGGCAAGGGTAAAGTTTTGATCATGGATGACGAGCAGGCGGTCCGGGAGGTGGCGGGAGAGCTCTTAGGCTTTCTCGGCTACCGGGTCGGATACGCCGAAGATGGCGCCGAGGCGATCGCACGCTACCGGGAGGCGTCGGCCTCCGGGGAACCGTTTGACCTGGTCATCATGGACCTGACCGTGCCGGGGAAGATGGGGGGAAAAGAGGCGATCCAGCGCCTCCTTGAAATCGACCTGCATGTGAGGGCGATCGTCTCGAGCGGCTACTCCAACGATCCGATCATGGGTGATTATGCCCGGTACGGTTTCAAAGGGGTGATCGCCAAGCCCTACCAACTCGAGCAGCTGAGCAAAACCGTTCACGATGTCATCACGGGAATGCCGGGATAG
- a CDS encoding TfoX/Sxy family protein has translation MKDESFREFVLDQLSPLEGIHCRPMFGGQGLYRDEHFFGILFKGRLYFKTDDASRSDYVEMGMKPFRPSAQQTLKTYYEVPVDVIEDPEALRGWAERAIACRTEIARKRKR, from the coding sequence ATGAAAGACGAATCGTTTCGGGAGTTTGTTCTCGACCAACTGAGCCCGCTTGAAGGAATTCACTGCCGGCCGATGTTCGGCGGGCAGGGTCTCTACCGGGACGAGCACTTTTTCGGCATCCTCTTTAAAGGCCGGCTTTACTTCAAAACCGACGACGCCAGCCGTTCAGACTATGTCGAAATGGGGATGAAGCCGTTCCGCCCCAGCGCCCAGCAGACCCTCAAAACGTATTATGAGGTGCCGGTCGATGTGATCGAAGATCCGGAAGCGTTGAGGGGATGGGCCGAGCGGGCGATCGCCTGCCGAACGGAGATCGCAAGGAAACGCAAGCGCTAA
- a CDS encoding phospholipase D-like domain-containing protein encodes MTYSLHISDRFYHRIERGLFLILMLTLVACGATPKRLGQDPFPLSHPSFFDTLEAYTGAPILPGHHVRVLLDGDEAFPAMLKAIREAEKSITFVTYVYWKGKIADEFADALARRARDGLPVYLLLDSQGAKTMEEKNVTKMKEAGVRFAWFRPLKWYKPFQYNYRTHRKVLIIDGRIGFTGGIGIGDEWLGHAQDKDHWRDTCVVVEGPVVHYLQAAFAENWLEATRTMIVGDLYFPPLQEIGPVKAQGIRSSPMESSSEVYMLYLLTIASAEQTLYITTAYFLPDGLLQDRLIEAVERGVDVRVIVPGRYNDNYLLYQLSRNGYGRLLKAGVKIYEYQPTFMHAKTLVADGIWGSIGSTNFDNRSFSLNDEFNLNFHSREVAQRLEEIFAEDLERSRPISYEEWRKRPYRERFVGWLGDWIKNLL; translated from the coding sequence ATGACCTACAGCCTGCATATATCCGATCGTTTTTACCACCGCATCGAAAGAGGTTTGTTCCTCATTCTGATGCTGACCCTCGTCGCCTGCGGCGCGACCCCCAAGCGACTGGGACAAGACCCCTTTCCTCTATCCCACCCCTCTTTTTTCGATACCCTCGAGGCCTACACCGGCGCGCCGATTCTGCCGGGGCACCACGTTCGTGTCTTACTCGACGGCGATGAGGCCTTTCCCGCCATGTTGAAGGCCATTCGGGAGGCGGAGAAAAGTATCACCTTCGTCACCTACGTTTATTGGAAGGGGAAAATCGCGGATGAATTTGCCGATGCGCTCGCCCGGCGCGCGCGCGACGGCCTGCCGGTTTACCTGCTCCTCGATTCTCAGGGGGCAAAAACCATGGAGGAGAAGAATGTCACGAAGATGAAGGAGGCGGGGGTTCGCTTCGCCTGGTTCCGGCCGCTGAAGTGGTACAAACCTTTCCAGTACAACTACCGGACACATCGGAAGGTCCTCATCATCGATGGACGGATCGGCTTTACGGGGGGCATCGGGATCGGCGACGAATGGCTCGGCCATGCGCAGGACAAGGATCATTGGCGCGATACCTGCGTCGTTGTCGAGGGACCGGTCGTTCACTACCTGCAGGCGGCGTTTGCCGAAAACTGGCTGGAGGCAACGCGGACCATGATTGTGGGAGACCTCTATTTCCCCCCTCTCCAAGAGATCGGTCCGGTCAAAGCGCAAGGGATTCGAAGCTCCCCGATGGAGTCAAGCTCCGAAGTCTACATGCTCTACCTCCTGACCATCGCCTCGGCGGAGCAGACCCTCTACATCACCACCGCCTACTTTCTCCCCGACGGCCTTCTTCAGGACCGATTGATCGAGGCGGTCGAACGAGGGGTCGATGTCCGGGTGATCGTCCCCGGCCGGTATAACGACAATTACCTTCTCTACCAATTGAGCCGAAACGGTTACGGGAGATTATTGAAAGCGGGGGTGAAAATTTACGAGTACCAGCCGACCTTCATGCATGCGAAGACGTTGGTGGCCGACGGCATCTGGGGATCGATCGGCAGCACCAACTTCGACAACCGTTCGTTCAGCCTCAATGATGAGTTCAACCTGAACTTCCATAGCCGGGAGGTCGCTCAACGCCTGGAGGAAATTTTCGCGGAAGATCTGGAGCGGTCACGTCCGATCTCTTATGAGGAATGGAGAAAGCGGCCCTATCGCGAGCGTTTCGTCGGCTGGCTGGGGGACTGGATCAAAAACCTGTTGTGA